A section of the Malus sylvestris chromosome 17, drMalSylv7.2, whole genome shotgun sequence genome encodes:
- the LOC126610229 gene encoding uncharacterized protein LOC126610229 isoform X1, which produces MFGGVATAPSNSPHLRKSGSRPVVSDLGTSELENDAQEGFLRLIEGNDRKGGNMPSIPMSTAAIMPSPAMLWRFKVLLFCVWGFICCKVGWDSVMRMSVDLRDLFLYEAFLYYNPLLLVTMMVWFWGVNLWVFAQGNVNYAKIFDLDQNHLTHREIWKCATWMTIVVPTSLTAYLYLYSHGEVSLAASQPVLLYAAVAMLLIFPFDIFYLSSRFYLLRTLWRIVLPLQAISFSDFFLADILTSMSKVLSDLERSVCRMVHRQVATIAWFEADSVCGSHSVAIPVVLVLPYLFRLFQCLRQYKDTGEKTTLLNALKYSTAVPVIFLSALKYHVFPEKWTTFYRPLWLLSGVLNSLYSFYWDVTRDWDLSGFTRIFKFSKQHFLSNLIHGRKWVYFWVIFSNLILRCTWTYKLSSHLRHNYLTVFAITALEIFRRFQWVFFRVENEVNKMSSKSNIQLSMIDNPNEEDRLLVSNGHSV; this is translated from the exons ATGTTTGGAGGTGTTGCGACAGCGCCTTCCAATAGTCCTCACTTAAGAAAGTCGGGTAGCAGACCTGTTGTCTCTGATCTGG GTACAAGTGAGCTCGAAAATGATGCACAGGAGGGCTTCTTGCGTCTGATAGAGGGAAACGATAGGAAGGGAGGAAACATGCCAAGCATACCAATGAGTACTGCTGCAATAATGCCATCTCCAGCTATGTTATGGAGATTTAAG GTCCTACTGTTCTGTGTATGGGGTTTCATTTGTTGCAAG GTTGGATGGGATTCTGTCATGAGGATGAGTGTGGATCTGCGAGATTTATTTCTATACGAGGCATTTTTGTATTATAATCCACTGCTTCTTGTG ACTATGATGGTTTGGTTTTGGGGAGTCAATCTATGGGTTTTTGCTCAGGGCAATGTAAACTATGCCAAAATTTTTGATCTTGATCAAAATCATTTGACCCACAGAGAAATATGGAAG TGTGCGACCTGGATGACAATTGTTGTGCCGACAAGCTTGACAGCATATCTTTATCTCTATTCGCATGGAGAAGTGTCGCTTGCTGCATCACAACCA GTACTATTGTATGCTGCTGTTGCAATGCTTTTGATATTCCCTTTTGATATTTTCTATTTGTCATCTCGCTTTTACTTGTTAAGGACTCTATGGCGTATAGTTCTCCCACTACAG GCAATATCATTTTCTGACTTTTTCCTGGCTGATATTTTGACCTCCATGTCTAAG GTGCTTTCAGATTTGGAGCGATCAGTATGTCGAATGGTCCATCGACAG GTTGCCACTATTGCATGGTTTGAAGCTGACTCAGTTTGTGGAAGTCATTCTGTTGCAATCCCTGTGGTTCTTGTTTTGCCTTACCTTTTTCGTTTGTTCCAATGTCTTCGACAATATAAGGATACTGGGGAGAAAACAACCCTTCTAAATG CTTTGAAGTATTCTACCGCGGTACCTGTGATTTTTCTTTCAGCCCTCAAATATCATGTCTTCCCTGAAAAGTGGACGACCTTTTATCGGCCCCTCTGGCTTCTCTCAGGTGTTTTGAACTCCCTGTACTCGTTCTACTGGGATGTGACTAGAGATTGGGACTTAAG TGGTTTCACTCGGATTTTCAAGTTTAGCAAACAACATTTCTTGTCAAACCTCATACATGGACGGAAATGG GTTTACTTCTGGGTGATATTTAGCAACCTGATTCTGCGTTGTACCTGGACATACAAGCTCTCTTCCCATCTTCGCCACAATTACCTTACCGTGTTTGCAATCACTGCCCTGGAGATTTTCCGCCGCTTCCAATGGGTTTTCTTCCGTGTAGAAAACGAGGTGAACAAGATGAGTTCGAAGTCAAACATTCAGCTTTCCATGATAGACAACCCAAATGAGGAAGACAGATTACTCGTCTCTAATGGCCACAGCGTGTAG
- the LOC126610229 gene encoding uncharacterized protein LOC126610229 isoform X2 translates to MFGGVATAPSNSPHLRKSGTSELENDAQEGFLRLIEGNDRKGGNMPSIPMSTAAIMPSPAMLWRFKVLLFCVWGFICCKVGWDSVMRMSVDLRDLFLYEAFLYYNPLLLVTMMVWFWGVNLWVFAQGNVNYAKIFDLDQNHLTHREIWKCATWMTIVVPTSLTAYLYLYSHGEVSLAASQPVLLYAAVAMLLIFPFDIFYLSSRFYLLRTLWRIVLPLQAISFSDFFLADILTSMSKVLSDLERSVCRMVHRQVATIAWFEADSVCGSHSVAIPVVLVLPYLFRLFQCLRQYKDTGEKTTLLNALKYSTAVPVIFLSALKYHVFPEKWTTFYRPLWLLSGVLNSLYSFYWDVTRDWDLSGFTRIFKFSKQHFLSNLIHGRKWVYFWVIFSNLILRCTWTYKLSSHLRHNYLTVFAITALEIFRRFQWVFFRVENEVNKMSSKSNIQLSMIDNPNEEDRLLVSNGHSV, encoded by the exons ATGTTTGGAGGTGTTGCGACAGCGCCTTCCAATAGTCCTCACTTAAGAAAGTCGG GTACAAGTGAGCTCGAAAATGATGCACAGGAGGGCTTCTTGCGTCTGATAGAGGGAAACGATAGGAAGGGAGGAAACATGCCAAGCATACCAATGAGTACTGCTGCAATAATGCCATCTCCAGCTATGTTATGGAGATTTAAG GTCCTACTGTTCTGTGTATGGGGTTTCATTTGTTGCAAG GTTGGATGGGATTCTGTCATGAGGATGAGTGTGGATCTGCGAGATTTATTTCTATACGAGGCATTTTTGTATTATAATCCACTGCTTCTTGTG ACTATGATGGTTTGGTTTTGGGGAGTCAATCTATGGGTTTTTGCTCAGGGCAATGTAAACTATGCCAAAATTTTTGATCTTGATCAAAATCATTTGACCCACAGAGAAATATGGAAG TGTGCGACCTGGATGACAATTGTTGTGCCGACAAGCTTGACAGCATATCTTTATCTCTATTCGCATGGAGAAGTGTCGCTTGCTGCATCACAACCA GTACTATTGTATGCTGCTGTTGCAATGCTTTTGATATTCCCTTTTGATATTTTCTATTTGTCATCTCGCTTTTACTTGTTAAGGACTCTATGGCGTATAGTTCTCCCACTACAG GCAATATCATTTTCTGACTTTTTCCTGGCTGATATTTTGACCTCCATGTCTAAG GTGCTTTCAGATTTGGAGCGATCAGTATGTCGAATGGTCCATCGACAG GTTGCCACTATTGCATGGTTTGAAGCTGACTCAGTTTGTGGAAGTCATTCTGTTGCAATCCCTGTGGTTCTTGTTTTGCCTTACCTTTTTCGTTTGTTCCAATGTCTTCGACAATATAAGGATACTGGGGAGAAAACAACCCTTCTAAATG CTTTGAAGTATTCTACCGCGGTACCTGTGATTTTTCTTTCAGCCCTCAAATATCATGTCTTCCCTGAAAAGTGGACGACCTTTTATCGGCCCCTCTGGCTTCTCTCAGGTGTTTTGAACTCCCTGTACTCGTTCTACTGGGATGTGACTAGAGATTGGGACTTAAG TGGTTTCACTCGGATTTTCAAGTTTAGCAAACAACATTTCTTGTCAAACCTCATACATGGACGGAAATGG GTTTACTTCTGGGTGATATTTAGCAACCTGATTCTGCGTTGTACCTGGACATACAAGCTCTCTTCCCATCTTCGCCACAATTACCTTACCGTGTTTGCAATCACTGCCCTGGAGATTTTCCGCCGCTTCCAATGGGTTTTCTTCCGTGTAGAAAACGAGGTGAACAAGATGAGTTCGAAGTCAAACATTCAGCTTTCCATGATAGACAACCCAAATGAGGAAGACAGATTACTCGTCTCTAATGGCCACAGCGTGTAG
- the LOC126610229 gene encoding uncharacterized protein LOC126610229 isoform X3, whose amino-acid sequence MPSIPMSTAAIMPSPAMLWRFKVLLFCVWGFICCKVGWDSVMRMSVDLRDLFLYEAFLYYNPLLLVTMMVWFWGVNLWVFAQGNVNYAKIFDLDQNHLTHREIWKCATWMTIVVPTSLTAYLYLYSHGEVSLAASQPVLLYAAVAMLLIFPFDIFYLSSRFYLLRTLWRIVLPLQAISFSDFFLADILTSMSKVLSDLERSVCRMVHRQVATIAWFEADSVCGSHSVAIPVVLVLPYLFRLFQCLRQYKDTGEKTTLLNALKYSTAVPVIFLSALKYHVFPEKWTTFYRPLWLLSGVLNSLYSFYWDVTRDWDLSGFTRIFKFSKQHFLSNLIHGRKWVYFWVIFSNLILRCTWTYKLSSHLRHNYLTVFAITALEIFRRFQWVFFRVENEVNKMSSKSNIQLSMIDNPNEEDRLLVSNGHSV is encoded by the exons ATGCCAAGCATACCAATGAGTACTGCTGCAATAATGCCATCTCCAGCTATGTTATGGAGATTTAAG GTCCTACTGTTCTGTGTATGGGGTTTCATTTGTTGCAAG GTTGGATGGGATTCTGTCATGAGGATGAGTGTGGATCTGCGAGATTTATTTCTATACGAGGCATTTTTGTATTATAATCCACTGCTTCTTGTG ACTATGATGGTTTGGTTTTGGGGAGTCAATCTATGGGTTTTTGCTCAGGGCAATGTAAACTATGCCAAAATTTTTGATCTTGATCAAAATCATTTGACCCACAGAGAAATATGGAAG TGTGCGACCTGGATGACAATTGTTGTGCCGACAAGCTTGACAGCATATCTTTATCTCTATTCGCATGGAGAAGTGTCGCTTGCTGCATCACAACCA GTACTATTGTATGCTGCTGTTGCAATGCTTTTGATATTCCCTTTTGATATTTTCTATTTGTCATCTCGCTTTTACTTGTTAAGGACTCTATGGCGTATAGTTCTCCCACTACAG GCAATATCATTTTCTGACTTTTTCCTGGCTGATATTTTGACCTCCATGTCTAAG GTGCTTTCAGATTTGGAGCGATCAGTATGTCGAATGGTCCATCGACAG GTTGCCACTATTGCATGGTTTGAAGCTGACTCAGTTTGTGGAAGTCATTCTGTTGCAATCCCTGTGGTTCTTGTTTTGCCTTACCTTTTTCGTTTGTTCCAATGTCTTCGACAATATAAGGATACTGGGGAGAAAACAACCCTTCTAAATG CTTTGAAGTATTCTACCGCGGTACCTGTGATTTTTCTTTCAGCCCTCAAATATCATGTCTTCCCTGAAAAGTGGACGACCTTTTATCGGCCCCTCTGGCTTCTCTCAGGTGTTTTGAACTCCCTGTACTCGTTCTACTGGGATGTGACTAGAGATTGGGACTTAAG TGGTTTCACTCGGATTTTCAAGTTTAGCAAACAACATTTCTTGTCAAACCTCATACATGGACGGAAATGG GTTTACTTCTGGGTGATATTTAGCAACCTGATTCTGCGTTGTACCTGGACATACAAGCTCTCTTCCCATCTTCGCCACAATTACCTTACCGTGTTTGCAATCACTGCCCTGGAGATTTTCCGCCGCTTCCAATGGGTTTTCTTCCGTGTAGAAAACGAGGTGAACAAGATGAGTTCGAAGTCAAACATTCAGCTTTCCATGATAGACAACCCAAATGAGGAAGACAGATTACTCGTCTCTAATGGCCACAGCGTGTAG
- the LOC126610232 gene encoding peroxisome biogenesis protein 22-like, protein MAESSKDELLQLIKRFGAYLTVKMSSLFPISLHNMNSRSIGAIAGFAVAIVFTWRLLRSPSGPQRRQPKRQAPASSSSGISSNSNATLTTTGVSPSQDSRAQNVVDEFFQPVKPTLGQIVRQKLSEGRKVTCRLLGVVLEESTPEELQKQVTVRYSVLEVLLEITKFCDLYLMERVLDDESEKKVLLALEDAGIFTSGGLVKDKVLFCSTENGRTSFVRQLEPDWHIDTNPDIIFQLSRFIKYQLHISPTRTERPASNVFNAPSLEQFFGCV, encoded by the exons ATGGCCGAGTCTTCGAAGGACGAGCTGCTTCAGCTCATCAAGCGCTTCGGGGCTTATCTCACTGTCAAGATGTCCAGTCTCTTCCCGATCTCCCTCCACAATATG AATTCACGTTCTATTGGGGCCATTGCGGGATTTGCTGTTGCAATAGTTTTCACATGGAGGCTTCTTAGATCACCCAGTGGACCACAAAGAAGGCAACCAAAGCGGCAGGCACCTGCATCGAGTAGTTCTGGCATCAGTTCAAATTCGAATGCAACATTGACAACTACGGGAGTTTCACCTTCACAGGACTCAAGAGCCCAAAACGTTGTTGATGAATTTTTTCAGCCTGTAAAG CCTACTTTGGGGCAAATAGTCCGGCAGAAACTGAGTGAAGGAAGAAAG GTAACTTGTCGTTTACTCGGAGTAGTCCTTGAGGAAAGTACCCCAGAGGAACTTCAG AAACAAGTGACTGTGAGGTACTCAGTGCTGGAAGTACTCTTGGAGATCACAAAATTTTGTGATTTGTATCTCATGGAAAGAGTTCTCGATGATGAAAGTGAA AAAAAGGTTCTACTGGCTTTGGAAGATGCTGGGATTTTTACATCTGGAGGTTTGGTCAAAGACAAG GTTCTCTTCTGTAGCACAGAGAATGGACGAACATCTTTTGTTCGGCAATTGGAACCAGATTGGCATATCGACACAAATCCTGACATCATATTTCAATTATCT AGGTTCATCAAGTATCAGCTTCACATCTCTCCTACCAGAACAGAACGACCTGCTTCTAATGTGTTCAACGCCCCATCCTTGGAACAGTTCTTTGGATGTGTTTGA